One genomic segment of Desulforamulus reducens MI-1 includes these proteins:
- a CDS encoding AAA family ATPase encodes MSIKEKILRMAAYYDAETIANSLRVPIETVEDILDGKAEITVQTEQFAQAQVLQVNTSRTAHRQKVIVVCRGKGGVGATAVAMHLGRQISERVSTLLIDLNIDNGGSDLTYYLNLPSYPHLGIAKNNLLEGIIQYQKDLNIIAPPMSKKELGGFTAEDVQKLIFQARQEFDAIIIDLPNRLDDITKEALSCANTLVMIMGAFRQEIFRLAHLSESYVTKDKYLVINNCALDANTAVEILQAHKSVVIPYDDELENSFENQQFLSKKSGFSMGVESLKELIYEEIPKKGGLKGWLTRW; translated from the coding sequence TATTACGATGCAGAAACCATTGCTAACTCCTTACGGGTACCCATAGAGACAGTGGAAGATATATTGGACGGCAAGGCAGAGATAACGGTACAAACAGAACAGTTTGCACAGGCACAGGTATTACAAGTAAATACATCACGGACGGCCCACCGGCAAAAAGTAATCGTTGTTTGCCGAGGAAAGGGTGGAGTTGGTGCAACGGCAGTTGCCATGCATTTAGGACGCCAAATTAGTGAAAGGGTATCAACATTACTAATTGATTTAAACATTGATAACGGTGGCAGTGATCTAACATACTATCTGAACCTTCCATCATACCCTCACCTGGGAATCGCCAAAAACAATCTCCTGGAGGGAATAATTCAATATCAGAAGGACCTTAACATAATAGCTCCACCAATGTCAAAAAAGGAACTGGGGGGTTTCACTGCGGAGGATGTACAAAAGCTAATATTCCAGGCCAGGCAGGAATTTGATGCTATTATCATTGATCTGCCAAATAGATTGGATGATATTACCAAGGAAGCATTAAGCTGTGCCAATACTTTAGTCATGATAATGGGTGCTTTTAGACAAGAGATCTTTAGACTGGCGCATTTATCCGAGTCATATGTCACCAAAGACAAGTATCTGGTGATAAACAACTGTGCATTGGATGCTAACACTGCTGTAGAGATATTACAAGCCCATAAATCAGTGGTTATTCCATACGATGACGAGTTGGAAAATTCTTTTGAAAACCAACAATTCCTTTCTAAAAAGTCCGGCTTTAGTATGGGTGTAGAAAGCCTAAAGGAACTAATATATGAAGAAATTCCAAAGAAAGGTGGTTTAAAAGGATGGCTAACAAGGTGGTAA